In the Puniceicoccaceae bacterium genome, CGCACGATCCCTCCCCGGGAATCGCACACGCCTCCACTTCCCGGAGTCCGGCTTCATCCAGCTCCCCCTTGGCATGCCGTCCTACCGCTTCAAAAACGGACACAATGTCCATGGGTTTGCACTGCTCGCGATCCCCGGTCGAGAATCCTGGCAGGATGGTTCCGCCATAGACAAAAACGGCAGGTCGGTTCAGGCGCGCCATTGCCATCAGGCAGCCCGGCATGTTCTTGTCACATCCACCGATGGCAACCAGTCCGTCAAACCCCTCCCCGGCACACACCGTCTCGATGGAGTCCGCGATCACTTCACGGGAGACGAGGCTGTAACGCATGCCTTTGGTGCCCATCGAAATGCCGTCAGAAATCGTAATCGTGCCAAACGTCAGTGCCTTTCCACCCGCTTCGTTCACACCCTTTGCCGCAAAGCGTGCGAGTTCATCGATGTGCATGTTGCAGGGAGTCAGGTCGCTCCAGGTGCTGGCAATGCCAATCTGGGGTTTCGCAAAATCTGCGTCCTTGAATCCGGTCGCACGCAACATGGCACGCGCCGGAGCCCGGTCCGTACCATCAACAACTTTGCTGGAATGAGGTCTTGGGAAACTGTGCATGCCTCCAACCATAACCACGTTGACTGCGATCACAAGGAGAGTTTTTTGTTCACATGCTTCGGGAGCAATTTGGCAGTATGTACACAGTTCTGCATGCCACCCTTGCGTCGTTTTGCGATTTTCGCGATTGCATATTTTGAAAGTCGGCGTGAACTGATTTCACTGGATTTTTTCCGTCTGCCTTCATCGCGCTTCAATCCGGCTCCAAATCAATTGCCTATGCCTGAAAACCACGCATTCGAGACTCTTGCCATCGCCATCTTTGGTGGCACATTCCTCACCGTACTGTCCCGAAAATACGCCCTGCCCACCATCGTTTTCCTGTTTCTGGGCGGACTCTTGCTCGGTCCATCCGTACTGGGACTGATCGACCCAAACAGCGTCGAAAGCATCCTGCCGGCCATGGTTTCGCTCGCCATTGGCATCATCCTCTTCGAGGGGGGCCTCACCCTGGAACCCCGCGACTATGTGCGCTCTTCCCGAGTGATCAAGCGCCTGTTGTCAGTGGGTGCCATTGTGACCTGGCTGGGTTCCGCGCTCGCGGTCAAGCTCTGCTTCAACCCATCATGGGAGGTGAGCTTGCTCGCGGGCAGTCTGGTCATCGTTACTGGTCCGACGGTCATCATTCCCATGCTTCGCCGCATGCGTCTGAAGACCAATGTTGCTTCCATCCTGCACTGGGAGGGCGTGATGATTGATGCTGTCGGGGTTTTCCTCGCTGTGCTCTGCTTCGAACTCGTCGTCTACAAGGATAGCATGATGGCATTAACCGGTTTCGCCCAACGCCTGGTCGCCGGAGTCGGCATCGGAGTTGCCGGAGGCTATTTACTGCAGTGGATTCTGCAGCGTTCCTTCATCCCGGAGTCCCTCACCAACCCATTTGTACTGGCCTCTGCGGTTTTCATTTTTGCAATGGCCGAGTTCTGGATTCATGAGTCCGGACTGCTATCGGCCACCATTGCCGGCATCATCGTCGGCCGTCGCCAATCCGCTGAGGTCAAGCAGATCACATCCTTCAAAGCCGAACTCAGCGACCTGCTCATCGGCGCACTCTTCATCCTGCTGGTCAGCCGCCTGGAGTTCGCTTCATTGCTGGAAAACTGGCAGTCCATCCTGCTCGCGGTCGCCTTGGTCATGTTTGTCGTGCGTCCGCTGAATATCTGGATCAGTTCATTCGGCTCCGATATCGGAACCAAAGAAAAACTCTTTCTCAGCTGGGTGGCTCCACGCGGCATCGTTGCGGCATCCATGGCTTCCCTCTTTGCACTGCAGCTCAGCGCGGACGGCACCTTCGCAAACGAGGCAAAACTGCTCGAAAACTTCACGTTCTCAGTCATCGCCGCAACCGTCATACTTCAGGGACTGACAGCAGGAAAGTGGGCCCAGTTCCTCGGAGTTTCCTCCAGCAGCGACGCGGGTTGGATGTTGGTTGGCGCACATCACCTCGGGCGCGAACTGGCACGCACGATCCAGGAAAAGGGAGTGGATGTGTTGCTCGTGGATACCAATCCGCGGGATGTGGCAGAGGCCAAGGCGGAGGGCTTGAATGCACTCGAAGCTGATGCACGGGAAGTCGAGAATATCACGATCGATGACCGGTTCACGAGCATTCGCAACATGCTCGCGCTCACCGACAATAACGAACTCAATGAATGGATTGCAAACGAGTGGCGATCCCATCTCGGCAAGGACCATGTCTTCGCCTGGAAAACCGGAACCCAGGCTGAGCAGGGTTCGTTTCTCAACCTTCCGCGTCCCTCCGTGCTCGCCGAGGAGCTGCACAATGGAACTGCTCGCATCGAGTGGAAAACCACCGAACCCGAAGGTGAGGAAAAGCGTCTCTTCTCCCTGTTGCGCGACGGCATTCTGCCCTGGACAGACGATCCCCAATTTGACGAGGCAGGCGCTGCTCACCTGTCGGTGTCCCGCACGGTGGGTTATTTGCGCAGGGCCATGCGCCGGGGAGGCACCTACGAGTGGGACTGTCAATCGTTACAGGAGGTCTATGAACAGATTGCCACCATTCTCTCAGATCGCGAACCCAGTATTTCGCGCAAGTCACTGCTCAAAGATCTGATTGACCAGGAGCGCATCCTGCCTCCCTTCCTCGGACACGGGATCGCCGCACCTCATGCCTACAGTTCCCACATCAGCGAACGCATCTGCATGCGAATCACGCTGAAACGTCCGATTTCTGTCGAAAACCAGGCCGACCCGATTCAGACTGTGTATTTCATCCTAAGTCCCGCCGGTGACCCCGAAGGACACCTGGCCACTCTCGCTGAAATCGCAAAAACCTGCCATGAACAACGCTTGATCGACCCTGGGGCTCCCGCTGCATGAGTCCCTCAGGTCAAGGCACCCAATGAAACCCCGCTCTCCGTTTTCGATGGATGTTGAACCCTCGCCACAACTGTTGCGAGGTCGGCACATTGCAGCCGGAGTGCTTCTGATTGTCGCGCTGCTGTGCGCATTCTGGTGGTGGAAGACCTTCCCATTTCGGGAGCATCATCAGATCCTGCACGTTTCCTTTGACGCATTCCGTC is a window encoding:
- a CDS encoding cation:proton antiporter; amino-acid sequence: MPENHAFETLAIAIFGGTFLTVLSRKYALPTIVFLFLGGLLLGPSVLGLIDPNSVESILPAMVSLAIGIILFEGGLTLEPRDYVRSSRVIKRLLSVGAIVTWLGSALAVKLCFNPSWEVSLLAGSLVIVTGPTVIIPMLRRMRLKTNVASILHWEGVMIDAVGVFLAVLCFELVVYKDSMMALTGFAQRLVAGVGIGVAGGYLLQWILQRSFIPESLTNPFVLASAVFIFAMAEFWIHESGLLSATIAGIIVGRRQSAEVKQITSFKAELSDLLIGALFILLVSRLEFASLLENWQSILLAVALVMFVVRPLNIWISSFGSDIGTKEKLFLSWVAPRGIVAASMASLFALQLSADGTFANEAKLLENFTFSVIAATVILQGLTAGKWAQFLGVSSSSDAGWMLVGAHHLGRELARTIQEKGVDVLLVDTNPRDVAEAKAEGLNALEADAREVENITIDDRFTSIRNMLALTDNNELNEWIANEWRSHLGKDHVFAWKTGTQAEQGSFLNLPRPSVLAEELHNGTARIEWKTTEPEGEEKRLFSLLRDGILPWTDDPQFDEAGAAHLSVSRTVGYLRRAMRRGGTYEWDCQSLQEVYEQIATILSDREPSISRKSLLKDLIDQERILPPFLGHGIAAPHAYSSHISERICMRITLKRPISVENQADPIQTVYFILSPAGDPEGHLATLAEIAKTCHEQRLIDPGAPAA